DNA from Pseudomonas mendocina:
CGCCATCGCTAATCATCACGCTCCAGGACAGCGAACGCGGCATGTCCAGCGCCAGGTCGGCCAGCGCCTCCTGGCCCAGGCCAACCACGTTGATGTTCTTCAGGCTGCGCACCGGGTCGAGGCACTTGGTCTGCCACACGCGCAGGTTGCCATAGGCCACCAGGCTGAATTTCTCGGTACGTCGCGAACACCAAGTGATGCGCTCGCTGTCCGGCTGACCCACTTCGATCCAGTGCAGCACACGGTCATCCAGGCTCTTCTCCCACAGCGCCGGCTCGTCGACATCCGACAGGCCACGGCCGAAGGCCAGTTGCTCGTGATAGAACAATGCATAAGCGATAAGCCGCGCAGCCAGGCGCTCTTCGGTCTCCGAGG
Protein-coding regions in this window:
- a CDS encoding YaeQ family protein yields the protein MALPSTTYKIELNLTDMDRSVYENLRFTVARHPSETEERLAARLIAYALFYHEQLAFGRGLSDVDEPALWEKSLDDRVLHWIEVGQPDSERITWCSRRTEKFSLVAYGNLRVWQTKCLDPVRSLKNINVVGLGQEALADLALDMPRSLSWSVMISDGELFVTDERGQHEIPLEWLAGQR